Proteins encoded by one window of Cyanobium sp. NS01:
- a CDS encoding Ppx/GppA phosphatase family protein — MAQSPPSQRPDRRRVAAIDIGTNSIHLLIAEVDEELRSFSVLLAEKATTRLGERDPDSGDLSPASIERAFRTLRHDKELAESHQVEQIVTAATSAVREAPNGRDFVQALYDQLGLSVDLVSGPEEARLIYLGVLSGMGFGEQPHMILDIGGGSTELVLGDGRDARVLTSTRIGAVRLQREFCQQEPLPLERQRFLKAYIQGALDPAVSELKRALQPGEQPRLVGTSGTAMALASLAAAAEAKPPLKLQGYRLPKQRIDELVEALVAMTPEQRRELSAINERRAEIIVPGSLILQTAMEMVGAPELVVCDRALREGLIVDWMLRNQILGDRFSFQSTIRERTVLHLAQSYGIDRERADRVAGHALSLYDQGKGLLHHDSGAGRELLWAAAQLHTCGKSINISAYHKHTWYLIRHGELLGFSQAEHLMVAAMARYHRRSLPKKRHESWQLIEERDQRSMVFSMALLLRLAAALDRRPAAGIAAIRVHPAAAGVLDLELVPHAPEPREPAIDLSLERWSLRSCSEVVAEACGLELRVREP; from the coding sequence ATGGCCCAGAGCCCTCCCTCCCAGCGCCCCGATCGACGCCGGGTCGCGGCCATCGACATCGGCACCAACTCGATCCATCTGCTGATCGCCGAGGTGGATGAGGAGCTGCGCAGCTTCTCGGTGCTACTGGCCGAAAAGGCCACCACCCGCCTGGGCGAGCGCGACCCCGACTCCGGTGATCTCAGCCCTGCCTCGATCGAGCGGGCCTTCCGCACCCTGCGTCACGACAAGGAGCTGGCCGAGAGCCACCAGGTGGAGCAGATCGTCACGGCGGCCACCAGCGCCGTGCGCGAAGCGCCCAATGGCCGCGACTTCGTGCAGGCCCTCTACGACCAGCTGGGCCTGTCGGTGGATCTGGTGAGTGGCCCGGAGGAGGCCCGTCTGATCTACCTGGGGGTGCTCTCGGGGATGGGCTTCGGCGAGCAGCCCCACATGATCCTCGACATCGGCGGTGGCTCCACCGAACTGGTGCTCGGTGACGGCCGCGACGCCCGGGTGCTCACCAGCACCCGCATCGGCGCTGTGCGGCTGCAGCGGGAGTTCTGCCAGCAGGAGCCCCTTCCCCTGGAGCGGCAGCGCTTCCTGAAGGCCTACATCCAGGGGGCGCTGGACCCGGCCGTGTCCGAATTGAAGCGGGCCCTGCAGCCTGGCGAGCAGCCCCGGCTGGTGGGCACCAGTGGCACGGCGATGGCCCTGGCCTCCCTGGCGGCAGCGGCAGAAGCCAAGCCACCTCTCAAGCTGCAGGGCTACCGGTTGCCCAAGCAGCGCATCGATGAGCTCGTTGAGGCCCTGGTGGCGATGACCCCGGAGCAGCGCCGTGAGCTCTCGGCCATCAACGAGCGCCGCGCCGAGATCATCGTGCCCGGCTCCCTGATCCTGCAGACCGCCATGGAGATGGTCGGTGCTCCCGAGCTGGTGGTGTGCGACCGGGCCCTGCGGGAGGGCTTGATTGTGGACTGGATGCTGCGCAACCAGATCCTGGGCGATCGCTTCAGCTTCCAGAGCACGATCCGCGAGCGCACCGTGCTGCACCTGGCCCAGAGCTATGGCATCGACCGGGAGCGGGCCGATCGGGTGGCGGGCCACGCCCTCAGCCTCTACGACCAGGGCAAGGGCCTGCTCCATCACGACAGCGGCGCTGGGCGTGAACTGCTCTGGGCCGCGGCCCAGCTGCACACCTGCGGCAAGAGCATCAACATCTCCGCCTATCACAAGCACACCTGGTATCTGATCCGCCACGGCGAACTGCTGGGGTTCTCCCAGGCGGAGCACCTGATGGTGGCGGCCATGGCCCGCTATCACCGCCGCAGCCTGCCGAAGAAGCGCCATGAGTCGTGGCAGCTGATCGAGGAGCGCGATCAGCGCAGCATGGTGTTCTCCATGGCCCTGTTGCTGAGGCTGGCCGCTGCCCTCGATCGCCGGCCCGCGGCGGGCATCGCCGCCATCCGCGTGCATCCGGCCGCGGCTGGGGTGCTCGACCTGGAGCTGGTGCCCCATGCTCCCGAGCCTCGAGAGCCGGCGATCGATCTGAGCCTGGAGCGCTGGAGCCTGCGCTCCTGCAGTGAGGTGGTGGCGGAAGCCTGCGGGCTGGAACTCAGGGTGAGGGAGCCCTGA
- the cobM gene encoding precorrin-4 C(11)-methyltransferase gives MTPRVSIVGAGPGAVDLLTLRALRAIEQAEVLVWTDSLVSPEIAALAPEGCERIRTSTLTLEQVMALVQERAAAGKQVVRLHDGDPCLYGALHEQICRLADAELAVEVVPGLSAYQATAAALQQELTIPGLVQTIVLGRAGGRTGVPEKESLGRLAALGASLCLYLSARHVQEVQQELLQHYPPDTPVAIGYRVSWPDQWLQVVPLTAMAQASEERGLIRTTLYVVSPALAASAEARSKLYSASHHHLFRGGA, from the coding sequence GTGACGCCACGCGTCTCGATCGTGGGGGCCGGCCCCGGCGCCGTGGACCTGCTCACCCTCAGGGCGTTGCGGGCCATCGAGCAGGCCGAGGTGCTGGTGTGGACCGACTCGCTGGTGAGCCCCGAGATCGCGGCCCTGGCCCCCGAAGGCTGCGAACGCATCCGCACCAGCACCCTCACCCTGGAGCAGGTGATGGCGCTGGTGCAGGAGCGGGCCGCAGCAGGCAAGCAGGTGGTGCGCCTGCACGATGGCGATCCCTGCCTCTATGGCGCCCTGCACGAGCAGATCTGCCGCCTGGCCGATGCTGAACTGGCCGTGGAGGTGGTGCCCGGCCTCAGCGCCTATCAGGCCACAGCCGCAGCCCTGCAGCAGGAGCTCACCATTCCCGGCCTGGTACAGACGATCGTGCTCGGGCGCGCCGGCGGGCGCACCGGCGTTCCCGAGAAGGAATCCCTGGGCCGGCTGGCGGCCCTCGGGGCCTCCCTCTGCCTCTACCTCAGTGCCCGCCACGTTCAGGAGGTGCAGCAGGAGCTGCTGCAGCACTACCCCCCGGACACCCCCGTGGCGATCGGCTACAGGGTGAGCTGGCCGGACCAGTGGCTGCAGGTGGTGCCGCTCACGGCCATGGCCCAGGCCAGTGAGGAGCGGGGCCTGATCCGCACCACGCTCTACGTGGTGAGTCCGGCCCTGGCTGCCAGTGCCGAGGCCCGCTCCAAGCTGTACTCAGCCAGCCACCACCACCTCTTCCGCGGCGGAGCCTGA
- a CDS encoding helix-turn-helix domain-containing protein → MSADPMSDLQRLASCLQQARLSQGLSLEDLADRLHMGREQLQSLENADSDSLPEPVFVIAQARRVASALGVSIDPEIQALRVSLQGRKPAPQPAEASSTPAQPLAMTSAPSRSSQAARWPLPLAAAGLLVALGAVGLVGYQRLVAPDGGSGSTALAPAGTPQPAAASAPESAVGGPAQALEPSGASGAGSGQLLLRAEQPSWLEVRSADGTTLFRGTLEGEQSFPLEADLQVLAGRPDLVEVVPPGQPRRLLGTIEQVRWQRFRAPSP, encoded by the coding sequence ATGAGCGCAGACCCCATGTCCGATCTGCAACGGCTGGCCTCGTGTCTGCAGCAGGCCAGGCTGAGCCAGGGGCTGAGCCTCGAAGATCTGGCCGACCGCCTGCACATGGGCCGTGAGCAACTGCAGAGCCTGGAGAATGCCGATTCCGACAGCCTGCCCGAACCGGTGTTCGTGATCGCCCAGGCCAGGCGGGTGGCCTCGGCCCTCGGCGTGTCGATCGATCCTGAGATCCAGGCGCTGCGCGTCAGCCTTCAGGGCCGAAAACCCGCTCCGCAGCCGGCCGAAGCGTCGAGCACCCCAGCCCAACCGCTGGCGATGACTTCAGCCCCCAGCCGGTCCAGCCAGGCAGCCCGATGGCCCCTGCCCCTGGCCGCCGCAGGGCTGCTGGTCGCGCTCGGCGCCGTTGGGCTGGTCGGCTACCAGAGGCTGGTGGCGCCTGACGGCGGCAGCGGCAGCACCGCCCTGGCCCCAGCCGGCACGCCGCAACCAGCTGCCGCCTCGGCCCCAGAAAGCGCTGTCGGCGGCCCAGCACAGGCGCTGGAACCCTCAGGCGCCAGCGGTGCCGGCTCCGGCCAACTGCTGCTGCGGGCCGAGCAACCGAGCTGGCTGGAAGTGCGCAGCGCCGACGGAACCACCCTCTTCCGCGGCACTCTGGAGGGGGAGCAGTCCTTCCCGCTTGAGGCGGACCTGCAGGTGCTGGCCGGCCGGCCAGACCTGGTGGAAGTAGTGCCCCCAGGCCAGCCCAGACGCCTGCTGGGCACGATCGAGCAGGTGCGCTGGCAGCGCTTCAGGGCTCCCTCACCCTGA
- a CDS encoding FAD-dependent oxidoreductase, whose protein sequence is MDVLIVGGGVCGTALLFELARYTDLGRVALVERYDALASVNSRATNNSQTIHCGDIETNYTLEKALKVKRTAEMIVRYAELLDPASRERCVFRTPKMVLGVGSEECALLRERFQRFSPHFPAMELLDAEAIAAWEPRVALLNGQPRPEELAAIGIRGSYTAVDYEALSASFVAEARAAVAGSERQLELQLGTTVAAITPEGEGFRVLLTPTPGCSAAADQAERQLWARHVVVNAGAHSLLMAQQMGYGLEYSCLPVAGSFYFTPDLLNGKVYTVQNDKLPFAAIHGDPDVRAPGKTRFGPTALPLPLLERYRLASFWEFLKVLRLDWAVLAVAWQLLRVGDIRRYILRNLLFEVPWLRRRLFLADARKIVPGMQLEDLRFADGYGGVRPQLIDKRQRRLLLGEASIPARPGLVFNVTPSPGGSCCLGNAARDLEQIVARLGCGFDRARLERELHGTAEASGPAAASGSAAEEVVVAG, encoded by the coding sequence GTGGATGTGCTGATCGTGGGCGGAGGAGTGTGCGGCACGGCCCTGCTGTTCGAGCTCGCCCGCTACACCGACCTGGGCCGGGTGGCCCTCGTGGAGCGCTACGACGCCCTGGCCAGCGTCAACTCCCGCGCCACCAACAACAGCCAGACGATCCACTGCGGCGACATCGAGACCAACTACACGCTGGAGAAGGCCCTGAAGGTGAAGCGCACCGCCGAGATGATCGTGCGCTACGCCGAGCTGCTCGATCCAGCCAGCCGGGAGCGCTGCGTGTTCCGCACACCGAAGATGGTGCTCGGGGTGGGGAGCGAGGAGTGCGCCCTGTTGCGGGAGCGCTTCCAGCGCTTCTCGCCCCATTTCCCGGCCATGGAGCTGCTGGATGCCGAAGCGATCGCGGCCTGGGAGCCCCGGGTCGCCCTGCTGAACGGCCAGCCACGCCCTGAAGAGCTGGCGGCGATCGGCATTCGCGGCAGCTACACCGCTGTCGATTACGAGGCCCTCTCGGCCTCCTTCGTGGCCGAAGCTCGCGCTGCGGTGGCGGGCAGCGAACGCCAGCTGGAGCTCCAGCTGGGTACCACCGTGGCGGCGATCACGCCCGAGGGGGAGGGCTTCCGGGTGCTGCTCACCCCCACCCCGGGCTGCTCTGCGGCGGCAGACCAGGCGGAACGGCAGCTGTGGGCCCGCCATGTGGTGGTGAACGCCGGGGCCCACAGCCTGCTGATGGCTCAGCAGATGGGCTACGGCCTGGAGTACTCCTGCCTGCCGGTGGCCGGCAGCTTTTACTTCACCCCAGATCTGCTCAACGGCAAGGTCTACACCGTTCAGAACGACAAACTTCCCTTCGCGGCCATCCACGGCGATCCGGATGTGCGGGCTCCGGGCAAGACCCGTTTCGGCCCCACGGCCCTGCCGCTGCCGCTGCTGGAGCGCTACCGCCTGGCCTCCTTCTGGGAGTTCCTCAAGGTGCTGCGCCTGGACTGGGCCGTGCTGGCCGTGGCCTGGCAGCTGCTGCGGGTGGGCGACATCCGCCGCTACATCCTCAGGAATCTGTTGTTCGAGGTGCCCTGGCTGCGGCGGCGCCTGTTCCTGGCCGATGCCCGCAAGATCGTGCCGGGCATGCAGCTCGAGGACCTGCGCTTTGCCGATGGCTACGGCGGGGTGCGTCCCCAGCTGATCGACAAGCGCCAGCGCCGCCTGCTGCTCGGGGAGGCCAGCATCCCCGCCCGCCCCGGGCTGGTGTTCAACGTGACGCCCTCCCCCGGCGGCAGCTGCTGCCTGGGCAATGCCGCCCGCGACCTGGAGCAGATCGTGGCGCGGCTGGGCTGCGGCTTCGATCGGGCCAGGCTGGAGCGGGAGCTGCACGGCACGGCCGAGGCTTCAGGCCCCGCCGCAGCCTCAGGCTCCGCCGCGGAAGAGGTGGTGGTGGCTGGCTGA